The nucleotide window CAACCTCCAACCACTGTGGCATTTTACATGTTCTCTCCCTTTTTTCGCATGTTTGATATACACATTATGAGCGCAATGGCAAATACTTATGATTAGTGAAATATTGTCATTGATAAAAAGGGAAGGAACAGACAAATTACTGATGGGCTATCGGAAAGGAGGTAGAAGCAATGACCGTCGCATCCAATGTCAAAACTTGTTTGGCGTCCTTGAAGAGCGCACAGGCCAGCCTGGAACAGTTCGCGCTAAGCACGCAAAACCAGGAAGCCAAATCGATGTTTGAGCAGGCCGCACAAACGACACAGCAGGTGGTGGACCAAGTAAGCTCGCGCGTGCAGGAACTGGAAAACGAAGAGCCGCAATATAAAGGGTTTTAATTTCATTCATGCATTCGGGTACGCCCCAGCCCCAGCTCATCATCGAGCCGTGCTGGGGCTGTCTGAGCGGCTCCATCATGAGCTTGCCGACATGCCCCAGTCTTAAAAAAGCTGTTGCAAAATCCGCTAAAATAAGACAAAGTAATACCTAGTAAGACATTCAAATTACGGGTGATCGCGTGAGCGAAGATTTCCAGGCACTGCTGCTTAATGTACTTTTTGTTATTCTCCCCATATTTCTCTACCATCTTTTCTGGCACGAGCGTCCCAATCGCAGCAAGAGGCCTCCCGCCCTGTATGTGGGTTTGCTTTGCAGTTGCACAGTCATCTTTTGCATGCTGCTTCCATACGAAATTGGCGCCGGCTACTATTATGATTTGCGCATCATCCCGCTTCTTGTCAGTTTCTTATATGGCGGTCCTTGGGCTGGACTCACGACCACTGTGGTGTTTATCCTCTTTCGAGCTTATATTGGGGGAGAAGGATTTTGGGTTTCGCTAGTAATTGTTTTGCCCGTGCTTCTGATTGGCTATTTGTGCACAAGTGCCTTCAGCAGGTCACATCGAGGAAAACGAATTGCCGCAGGCGTTGCGCTAAGCATGACCCATTCTGCTGTATTCGCATTCATTTACTCCCTGTACCACCCCGGACCGTACACCTTAACCCAATTGCAAAAATACGGAACAATCGCGTTGATTCAAGCCGGAAGCGCGGCGCTAGTTTTTTATTTAATAGAGGAAATGCTGCGAAACCATGCGCTTCGCTTGAAGTTTTGGCAAGCGGAGAAAACCAAAGTTGTCAATCAATTGGCAGCCAGTGTATCCCATGAAGTGCGCAATCCATTGACCGTTACAGCCGGCTTCCTCCAGCTGTTGAAGCAGCATGACCTTCCCGCTGAAAAACGCGATCTTTATATTCAGGTAGCCTTGGATGAATTGAAAAAAGCGGAGGGCATCGTCTCGGATTATTTGTCGCTCACCCATGCCAAGACTACTGTTAATCAGACGCTTGATCTCCGGAAAGAAGCAGAGGCCTGCTTGACACTGCTTGGACCGTTCGCCAAACTGAACGGCGTGCAAATGATATCCTATATAGCTGCAGAAGGCATATACATACGCGGAAATGAGCAGAAACTAAGGCAATGCTTGATCAATGTGATGAAAAATGGAATCGAAGCGATGCCCCATGGCGGCAAGCTTGTGATCGATCTTGCCCCCGGCAAACATTCACGCGAAGTCGTGATCACAATCACCGATACGGGGATCGGTATGGATGAGGAGCAAATCAAGCATCTCGGCAGTCCGTTCTATGCCCATGCTGGCAAGGGAACCGGACTCGGACTCATGGTCGCTTACAGCATCATAGATGCCATGGAGGGCAGTGTTTTCGTTGACAGCACCGTCGGGGAAGGGACAACCTTTGCGATTACATTCCCGATTGTCAAAGACAAGCCCAGGTTTCCGCTTTACCCTAGAAGAAGCCATTCTCCGCTTGCTGCTCCCCGCAAACTCAGACGCATGATGGAGCTAAAGCGAACGCCCGACCGGAGTTAACCGGCCGGGCGTTTGGCTTTACCGCTGCTTTTGTTTATAAAATTCATGGTAAAGCTTCATTAAGGCGCGCTTCTCAATGCGCGATACGTAGGAACGCGAAATCCCCAATTCCTTGGCAATTTCCCGTTGGGTGCGTTCTTCGCCCCCTTTATCCAAGCCGAACCGGCCGCGAATGACTTCCTGCTCACGCTCATCCAATATGTGCAAATGACTGTAAATTTTATTCTTTTCGATTTTCACCTGCACCTTCTCCACGACCTCGTCGTGCTCCGTTCCGAGAATATCCTGAAGCGTAATTTCATTTCCTTCCTTGTCCGTGCCGATCGGATCGTGCAGAGATACGTCCTTGCGGGTTTTCTTCAGCGAGCGCAGGTGCATGAGAATCTCATTCTCGATGCAGCGTGCCGCAAAGGTCGCCAGCTTCGTTCCTTTATTCGGACTATAGCTCTCAATTGCCTTAATTAACCCGATCGTTCCAATCGAGATGAGATCCTCTTGATCTTCCCCGGTATTGTCGAACTTTTTGACAATATGCGCGACCAAGCGCAAGTTATGTTCAATCAAAATATTGCGGGATACGGCATCTCCTTCTGCCATGCGCTTCAGATGAAGCGCTTCTTCCTGCTCCTCAAGCGGTTGGGGAAAGACGTTGCTCTTCACATACGAAACCAGCAGCATCAATTCTTTGACGAACATGGCAATGGCAGCAAATAATCCAGGCACGCTGTTCACACCTCCATCAGAGTCAGAGCGGCAGGAACTGGCCGCAAAGGTTAAGGTTGAAGCCTGACTTGCCCGGAAGTGGACCTGCAACCCCCACAGCGTATCGCCAAAGGGATGGCTGGCTGAGCGCCCCGTCATGAGGTCCACCTGCAAAAAAGGCAACAGAACCGCTCATCAAGGAGCGGACTGTTACCATTGTATGTGGGGGTACGCCTATGTGTGCCTGTACGTGGGGAAGATTCAAATTGTCAGCCAAACAACGTGTACATGAAGACAAAAAGTTGGAATCATACGTATAGCCATTGTGAAATTTAGGATAATAATGCTATAACAAGCAAAGGTTGCGATTCCGACGAAAAACTACGAAAACACCGAGAACAAATTCAGACGATACAAAGCTCATGTCAGTATCGCCGGCACAACGCAGTTCCACCTGCGGAACCCCTATGTCATCGCTTGGTGGTCAGCCGCGTTTCCGGGCTTTGGACATCTGTTGCTCAGCAAGTATTTGCGGGGGCTCGTTTTGTTTTGCTGGGAAGTATTCGTCAATATTCAGGCAAAAATCAATCTGGCGATGGTTCACTCCTTTTGCGGTGATATTGCGCTGGCCAAGGAAGTGCTCGAGACTAGATGGATGCTTTTGTATATTCCCGTCTATTTGTTCGGCATCTGGGACAGCTACCGGACAACAATAGATATGAACAATGTGTATCTGCTTGCTGAACGGGAAGACGCGCCCTTTAATTCCTTCAGCATCGGCGCGCTTGAAATTAATTATTTGGACAAGCGCAGCCCGCTTATGTCCGTCATCTGGTCACTGTTCATGCCCGGATTAGGGCAGCTGCATATTCACCGGCTATTGACCGCATTTTTTGCGCAGGTATGGACCATTGTCTTTCTGTATTTTTCAAATTTGCTCGTCGCTGTCCATTTTCTGTTTATGGGGGACATCGCGAGTGGAACGGCTGTCCTTAACAAGCAGTGGCTTCTCTTTATGCCGTCCATGTGGGGGTTTGCTGTGTACGATTCGTATGTCAATACGGTTGAAAACAATAAACTGTATGGCGCTGAACAGAAAAGCTTTCTTATAAAAGATTTTCAAAACCCCGGTTTCAAGGTAATGCGAGGGAAAGTGGTGAGTGGACAACCGTGATTCAAATTTTTTCTGCCTTTGAACATTCAACTCATTTGGAGCTGGCTATCAGTTATCTGGAGAAAAACGGAATAAACAAGGAAAAGATTTTCGCTGTTCCGCTAACCAATCGCAAGACAGAGCGCAGGATGTTCGATAGCATGCATAATGCTGACGGCATTTCTCTCATCAGTACAGGAGCTGCATTGGGAACAGCCTTAGCTGTTATAGGAGCAAGCATAGGATTCAAGTTGAATTGGGGGCCGATCTATTGGGGATTGATCGGAGCAGCTTCAGGCTTCTTCTTAGGATTTCTCATTAACTTCTTTTATTACAAGGTGATTAAGAAGCATCAACGTCTGCTCCGTGGCAAGAACCTTGAGGTCATCTTAATCATCGAATGTGAAGAACAGCAAGGCGATACGGTTGAGGAAATACTTTGGCATCACTTGGCTTTAGGTACGGCGCGCGTATTAAGTCAAAGCTAGATCGCTGTGTCGCCCTTTATCTGGCACCCGTACTTCTGGAGGCTGCATAACCATCCCGGGGGATTGGAACGATAATGCTGTTGCCTATTATAATGAAAGGAGTGCATGAGCCAATGGACACAGAGATGGAATATGGAAGTGATTACAACTACATTCCGGTTACATCTGTCGGCAGCGGTCTTAGCTACGAGGTACTTCCCGATCTCTTGGGTCACACTATCCAAATCGTCAATATCTGTTTGGTCGGAAACCCGGGATCTAAGGATTTTGTCTTAGTTGACACAGGAATGCCGAAATCTGCTGACGAAATTATCTCGGTTACAGAAGAACGCTTTGGCCCGAACAGTCGGCCGAAAGCTATCGTTTTGACACACGGGCATTTTGATCATGTAGGTGCCGCCATTGACTTGGTCAAGCATTGGAATGTTCCTGTATATGCTCATGAATTAGAGCTTCCCTACTTGACCGGGAAAATGAGCTATCCAGAGCCAGATCCGACTGTAGAAGGAGGCATGGTTGCCAAGATGTCTCCCCTTTTTCCAAACGAACCGGTCAATTTGGGAAATCATATCCATACGCTGCCGTCAGATGGAAGTGTGCCTTATTTAACGGGTTTTCGCTGGATTCATACGCCCGGGCATACCCCAGGGCACATATCGTTGTTTCGAGACAAGGACCGTGCACTCATTGCAGCGGATGCGTTCGTAGCTGTCAAGCAGGATTCGCTCTATAAGGTTCTGACACAACAAATGGAAATCAGCGGACCGCCTAGATATCTGACCACGGATTGGCAAGCCGCTTGGGAATCCGTCAGAAAACTGGAAGCACTCAAGCCAAGCGTTGCTATTACGGGTCATGGAAAGCCTCTATCCGGCGAAATGTTAGCGAACGGCTTGAAGAAGCTTGCGAATGAATTTGACCGTATGGCAATCCCTGATTACGGAAAATACGCTAGCCGGCATTAAAATCGTCTTCACTAAGCATGACAGGCGCCCCCTACCTTGCGACTAACGAAAGCTATTTCCGCTGGCAGGAGTAAGGGGGAGTTTGGCTTGGCAAGCATAGGCGAAGCGTCATTCCCTGCTTTTACGCCCCGCATCGGTCAATGCCAATGTGCCTGAGCGAGAAAGATTAGCTGCATATTCATGGGCATATAATATGAGTGTTTGCCAGCCTCCGCATCCTGCAATTTGTGTCTAATTAGAAAAAATGCGAGAAGTCCCTTGACATGATAGGCGAATGTAAGTAATAATAATTACATAATTGTAATCATTATAGTTACAGTTCAGGCAAGCAGAGCTTCCTTGCTTGACACTGTCAGCTATATTGATCATACAAATAACTCATTAGGAGGAAGATGCAGTATGTCTCTGATTGGAAAAGAAGTTGCCCCATTTAAAGCACAAGCATTCCGCAACGGAGAGTTTATCGAGGTGACAGAACAGGATCTGAAGGGAAAATGGAGTGTAGTATGCTTCTATCCGGCAGACTTCACATTTGTTTGCCCGACTGAGCTTGAAGATCTGCAGAACCACTACGAGGAGCTGAAGGCTCTTGGCACGGAAGTGTATTCCGTATCCACAGATACTCACTTCACTCACAAAGCATGGCATGACAGCTCTGAAGCGATCGGCAAAATCACTTACACGATGATTGGCGACCCTTCCCATACAATCAGCCGCAACTTTGACGTCTTGATTGAAGAGGACGGCCTGGCGGATCGCGGTACGTTCATCATCGACCCGGACGGCATCATCCAAGCTGTAGAAATTAACGCTGGCGGCATCGGACGCGACGCAAGCACGCTGATCAACAAAATCAAAGCAGCACAATATGTTCGCAAGCATCCAGGCGAAGTGTGCCCGGCCAAATGGCAGGAAGGCGCAGAAACACTCAAGCCTAGCCTGGACCTTGTAGGAAAGATTTAAGGGCCCGAATATGGCACTGGACACAGAGATCAAATCACAACTTGCGCAATATCTCGAACTATTGGAAGGAGATATTGTGCTGAAAGTCAGCGCAGGCTCCGATGCTGTATCCAAAGAAATGCTGGATCTGGTCGAGGAGTTGTCCAGCATGTCCGCCAGAATCACTATCGAAAAAACAGAGCTGCCCCGTACACCAAGCTTCAGTGTAAACCGCGTTGGCGAAGACACGGGTGTCACGTTCGCCGGAGTCCCGCTTGGCCATGAGTTCACATCCTTGGTGCTGGCTCTGCTGCAAGTTAGCGGCAGAGCTCCCAAGGTGGATCAGAGCGTCATTGACCAGATCAAGGCACTGCCTGGCGAATATCATTTCGAAACGTTTGTCAGCCTGAGCTGCCACAATTGTCCGGATGTCGTGCAGGCGCTCAATGTCATGAGCGTGGTCCATCCCGGCATCACGCACACCATGATCGATGGCGCGGCCTTCAAAGAAGAGGCCGAGAGCAGAGATGTCATGGCTGTTCCTTCCGTCTTCCTGAACGGCGAGTTTTTCGAGAGCGGCCGCATGTCGCTTGAAGAAATTCTGGCCAAGATCGGAAGCGCGCCGGACGCATCGGCCTTTGCCGACAAAGATCCCTTTGACGTTCTTGTCATCGGCGGCGGCCCGGCAGGGGCAAGCGCAGCCATCTATGCCGCGCGCAAAGGCATTCGCACGGGTATTGTGGCGGAACGCTTCGGCGGTCAGGTGATGGACACCTTGGGAATAGAGAACTTTATCAGCGTTAAATATACGGAAGGTCCTAAACTCGTAGCCAGCTTGGAAGAGCATGTGAAAGAGTACGGGATCGATATCATGAATCTGCAGCGTGCCAAACGGTTGGAGAAGAAGGAACTGGTCGAAGTTGAGCTCGAAAACGGCGCAGTGCTGAAGAGCAAAACAGTCATCCTCTCCACAGGCGCCCGCTGGCGCAATTTAGGAGTGCCGGGCGAAGCAGAATTCAAGAACAAAGGGGTAGCCTATTGCCCGCACTGCGACGGACCGTTGTTCGAAGGCAAGCATGTAGCTGTAGTAGGCGGCGGCAACTCCGGCGTCGAAGCGGCTATCGACCTGGCCGGCATAGCTGGTCATGTCACGGTCTTCGAATTCATGCCGGAGATGAAGGCTGACGCTGTTCTGCAAGACCGCTTGCACAGCTTGTCTAACGTAACGGTATTGACCAACGTGCAGGTGAAGGAAATCACAGGCGACGACAAAGTAAACGGCATTGCCTACTTAGAACGCGATACCGAAGCCACGAAGCATATCGACCTGCAGGGCGTATTCGTGCAAATCGGCCTAGTTCCTAATACAGACTGGCTTGGCGATACGGTTGAGCGTACCCGCTTCGGCGAAATTGTCGTCGATAACCGCGGAGCTACGAACGTGCCGGGCGTTTTCGCCGCAGGCGACTGCACGAACAGTCCCTACAAGCAAATCATCATTTCTATGGGATCTGGAGCGAATGCAGCCTTGGGGGCATTCGACTATCTCATTCGCAATTAAAGAATTCATTTCCCTAACTATAGGACTGTCTGCAAGACTTTCGACTTGCAGACAGTCTCTTTTTTTGTCCATGACCCCTATCTCCTGTTCTACACCGGGCAGCCAAGGAATACAATGTACAGCATGTACTTGTTGGTCAAGCCTTATTCTTACTTGTAGAAGGAGAAGCGAACATGAACAGTTTTCTTGGCTATATTGTGTTAGGACTGACCTTAGCCGCACCGATTGGTCCCGTCAACTCGGCTCAGCTTGACAAAGGCATCCGCTTCGGCTTTTTCCATGCATGGCTCGTAGGATTAGGGGCGATGGTCGCCGATGCCGTCTTCATGCTGCTCATTTACTTCGGCTTGGCCC belongs to Xylanibacillus composti and includes:
- the ahpF gene encoding alkyl hydroperoxide reductase subunit F → MALDTEIKSQLAQYLELLEGDIVLKVSAGSDAVSKEMLDLVEELSSMSARITIEKTELPRTPSFSVNRVGEDTGVTFAGVPLGHEFTSLVLALLQVSGRAPKVDQSVIDQIKALPGEYHFETFVSLSCHNCPDVVQALNVMSVVHPGITHTMIDGAAFKEEAESRDVMAVPSVFLNGEFFESGRMSLEEILAKIGSAPDASAFADKDPFDVLVIGGGPAGASAAIYAARKGIRTGIVAERFGGQVMDTLGIENFISVKYTEGPKLVASLEEHVKEYGIDIMNLQRAKRLEKKELVEVELENGAVLKSKTVILSTGARWRNLGVPGEAEFKNKGVAYCPHCDGPLFEGKHVAVVGGGNSGVEAAIDLAGIAGHVTVFEFMPEMKADAVLQDRLHSLSNVTVLTNVQVKEITGDDKVNGIAYLERDTEATKHIDLQGVFVQIGLVPNTDWLGDTVERTRFGEIVVDNRGATNVPGVFAAGDCTNSPYKQIIISMGSGANAALGAFDYLIRN
- the ahpC gene encoding alkyl hydroperoxide reductase subunit C, which gives rise to MSLIGKEVAPFKAQAFRNGEFIEVTEQDLKGKWSVVCFYPADFTFVCPTELEDLQNHYEELKALGTEVYSVSTDTHFTHKAWHDSSEAIGKITYTMIGDPSHTISRNFDVLIEEDGLADRGTFIIDPDGIIQAVEINAGGIGRDASTLINKIKAAQYVRKHPGEVCPAKWQEGAETLKPSLDLVGKI
- a CDS encoding MBL fold metallo-hydrolase, producing the protein MDTEMEYGSDYNYIPVTSVGSGLSYEVLPDLLGHTIQIVNICLVGNPGSKDFVLVDTGMPKSADEIISVTEERFGPNSRPKAIVLTHGHFDHVGAAIDLVKHWNVPVYAHELELPYLTGKMSYPEPDPTVEGGMVAKMSPLFPNEPVNLGNHIHTLPSDGSVPYLTGFRWIHTPGHTPGHISLFRDKDRALIAADAFVAVKQDSLYKVLTQQMEISGPPRYLTTDWQAAWESVRKLEALKPSVAITGHGKPLSGEMLANGLKKLANEFDRMAIPDYGKYASRH
- a CDS encoding ATP-binding protein translates to MSEDFQALLLNVLFVILPIFLYHLFWHERPNRSKRPPALYVGLLCSCTVIFCMLLPYEIGAGYYYDLRIIPLLVSFLYGGPWAGLTTTVVFILFRAYIGGEGFWVSLVIVLPVLLIGYLCTSAFSRSHRGKRIAAGVALSMTHSAVFAFIYSLYHPGPYTLTQLQKYGTIALIQAGSAALVFYLIEEMLRNHALRLKFWQAEKTKVVNQLAASVSHEVRNPLTVTAGFLQLLKQHDLPAEKRDLYIQVALDELKKAEGIVSDYLSLTHAKTTVNQTLDLRKEAEACLTLLGPFAKLNGVQMISYIAAEGIYIRGNEQKLRQCLINVMKNGIEAMPHGGKLVIDLAPGKHSREVVITITDTGIGMDEEQIKHLGSPFYAHAGKGTGLGLMVAYSIIDAMEGSVFVDSTVGEGTTFAITFPIVKDKPRFPLYPRRSHSPLAAPRKLRRMMELKRTPDRS
- a CDS encoding DUF1657 domain-containing protein, with the translated sequence MTVASNVKTCLASLKSAQASLEQFALSTQNQEAKSMFEQAAQTTQQVVDQVSSRVQELENEEPQYKGF
- the sigK gene encoding RNA polymerase sporulation sigma factor SigK encodes the protein MPGLFAAIAMFVKELMLLVSYVKSNVFPQPLEEQEEALHLKRMAEGDAVSRNILIEHNLRLVAHIVKKFDNTGEDQEDLISIGTIGLIKAIESYSPNKGTKLATFAARCIENEILMHLRSLKKTRKDVSLHDPIGTDKEGNEITLQDILGTEHDEVVEKVQVKIEKNKIYSHLHILDEREQEVIRGRFGLDKGGEERTQREIAKELGISRSYVSRIEKRALMKLYHEFYKQKQR